A window of the Labrus mixtus chromosome 8, fLabMix1.1, whole genome shotgun sequence genome harbors these coding sequences:
- the thap4 gene encoding THAP domain-containing protein 4, whose protein sequence is MACPVQQTVELNPGLLPLDWLLGTWESDEPGEGCFPTIKPFHYTETLNFSHVGQPVINFMFSAFNAETKKPLHRESGFIRMQPGTNRVAFIIAQNSGVVEIEEGELTGQQLNLQSQAVARISFAREPHVQQISRVFQLRPDGKLEQTVSMATDNQPLMQHLHITYRRSS, encoded by the exons tggagctgaatccAGGCCTGCTACCTCTAGACTGGCTTCTGGGCACCTGGGAGTCAGATGAGCCTGGAGAGGGCTGCTTCCCCACCATAAAACCTTTCCactacacagagacactgaactTCAGCCACGTTGGACAACCAGTCATCAACTTCAT GTTTAGTGCCTTCAATGCAGAGACCAAGAAGCCTCTGCACAGGGAGAGTGGCTTCATTCGGATGCAGCCAGGAACCAACAGAGTGGCGTTCATCATAGCACAGAACTCAG GTGTGGTGGAGATTGAGGAAGGTGAGCTGACAGGGCAGCAGCTGAACCTGCAGAGCCAGGCTGTGGCCAGAATCTCTTTTGCCAGGGAGCCACATGTACAGCAG ATTTCTCGAGTGTTTCAGCTGCGACCAGATGGGAAGCTGGAGCAGACAGTTTCCATGGCGACTGACAACCAGCCACTGATGCAGCATTTGCACATAACCTACCGCCGGTCATCTTGA